In Oscarella lobularis chromosome 5, ooOscLobu1.1, whole genome shotgun sequence, the genomic window ACGTAGTTTTTTCTCCAAAGTAATTTCTTAATAGTTCACTGCTGACAAAGCTcctgctcctcctcctccttcggAGGAAGCTCGATTCTCTCGTTTTACCCAATGGTTTGGTGGACGAGACGAAGAGAGTGCTGTGGCGTCTAATCAGCCGGCTAAGGATGCAACGACGAGTGAGCCGCGGAACGGGAGCAGCATGCCCTTGCTGCTGCAGCATCTCATGCAGTCGGCTCAAAATGAAAAGAGTCCCCAAGTGGGCGAAGCGCcgaaaaagaacgtcatGGACGTCGAGAACGTGGAAAAGATGTTACAAGAACGACACGCGGACCCAAGACGCGAGCAAGATGACGtcgccaaagaaaaagaaaaggtcaGTGAAATTTATAAATCAAAGTCGCGCCTGTATATATTTGACAGACTTCACCTGCCCCGAAAGTTCCTGCGGCTTTTCTCCCAACGTCGGTCATCAAAAAAATGCACCACGAAGGAAACCTTCAGGTAAAATTTTTTCccaatcttttcttttctgatttATTCTCCCTCCTAGCCGGGTATCCTAGCTGATAAACCCAAATCTCCCGTCTCGAGTGAACGCACTCAGTACCCTTCTCTCGACGATCGTCAGCGCGCTTTCATTGAAAGTCAAAGGAAACAGCAGGAGATTCTTCTCCAACAGCATCGCGCTCGCGAGGATCTCCTCTATCAACGGCAACTTCTCCATGAACAACAGATGAGCCGACAGCGCGAAATGCAGCACCGCGCTCTAATGGAAGCCgagtatcgtcgtcgtcaatccgTTGTGCTGGCATTGCGTAAATTCGCAATCGATCACGGTCTCCCGCCGGATTTGGATCCCCGAGTCCTGTATCAATATTATCAGCGGTTTCAGCAGCAACGATTGCAACAGCACCtccaacagcaacaacagcagcagcagagaaACATTTCTCCGAATCCGGCGGCTGCTGCAGCGCTCGCTCAGCATTTGGCACGCGCTGGTGTGAGGAACACGAACATTGCTGCGTCCTATCAAGGAGTTTTTCCCGGTGTAACTTCGCCTGGTAAGTATCAGCTGCTCGTCCTGCTTGCTCACATGACGAAGGGGATTCGATTAAGGTCGCAATTCACCGGTCTCGTTCACTGGTACACCGCCTCCTTCGCTTCGACCGATTCCCAAGCATCCGCTTCAGGGACAAGATGGAATAGTCACGGCAGGACAAGGTATGTGCGGGCTATAGTACAGAATAGTTCGTTCCTATAGACAACCTTTTTCTTATGATTTATGTAATCTGGCTTGATTGCAGCTGGTGGTCTGTCAAAGTGGTTTGGCGGTGGAAGGAGCGAATCTTCGCCTCCCTCTTCTTCCGCGCAGGAACCCGTCGAGGATAAGCAGAGCATAGACTGAGAGTTGAAAAAATGAGTTTCCTGTTAGGTTGCTAACTGTCTCATCCGCTGGATGACGTGCATTTGATTTGTTATATGGGGAAAGGTGGGAGGAAAGCTATTACGTGTCTAGTTAATAATTTGATAGATATAATCATGTTTGTGGACAGAAACGGTATCTTCTGCATATAcaatcttaattaatgagaTACTAATTGTGTTCCCACTCTTGGTGCATTTCGATTGCTTTCTGTCTCATTCTCGCAAACGTCGCCTCGATCACGTCCGTTATTTCCTTGCGTTGAGTGAGCGCGTCCGTTTGCGTTTGCCTATGACGCGCGAGCATTTCCACAAAATTCAGAGGTTCTTCAATTAGAATCGTAACGCGTTTAAACATGCGCGGAATGTAGGGTTTTCTATTCGGCAGCACGTCGTCCATCCCAACGTGCCAAATGGGCACGACGATGGGAGGAATCATGCAGTCGGATATCCATCTTCCAACGCCCCATTTCAATCTCATC contains:
- the LOC136187543 gene encoding micronuclear linker histone polyprotein-like encodes the protein MEGDGLKKGSSTIVASKKNASAPKTSKPSGENKHGNQKRKPPPPATSTPSADAKNLGRSSRDSPVSGRRSPKPSSRRSKGNGKTSAVTSTSANEKKSQQSKRATTTTTTDNEAVEEPKSSSFRMSYTSEELLKLGDSDLAKVKPSYLDPKFEVTGVWNLDAWMQSLSVNSDASPETDTFKSFSESVSLAPRSVGTGFTCSKTSDKKPESSTLTMEFRPRNDQGKGWRSSSKDDWRRGNKDGKKSRDGKFKILGEESYGGREEEEEEPEWMTFAPTSQMEFIELKGFDDDEDRHKHDAEAGEKDEDDGAALNERSATGKTDFNLDDFFKSDGGQNFTADKAPAPPPPSEEARFSRFTQWFGGRDEESAVASNQPAKDATTSEPRNGSSMPLLLQHLMQSAQNEKSPQVGEAPKKNVMDVENVEKMLQERHADPRREQDDVAKEKEKTSPAPKVPAAFLPTSVIKKMHHEGNLQPGILADKPKSPVSSERTQYPSLDDRQRAFIESQRKQQEILLQQHRAREDLLYQRQLLHEQQMSRQREMQHRALMEAEYRRRQSVVLALRKFAIDHGLPPDLDPRVLYQYYQRFQQQRLQQHLQQQQQQQQRNISPNPAAAAALAQHLARAGVRNTNIAASYQGVFPGVTSPGRNSPVSFTGTPPPSLRPIPKHPLQGQDGIVTAGQAGGLSKWFGGGRSESSPPSSSAQEPVEDKQSID